The region AAAAATAGTAATTGGATATAGAGTACAGTAAGACCTCTTGCACACAAACAATTGGCACAATAGTAAGTGAAAAAGAGGCTCGCTGATTGCATATACTCATATTCTCTGTATGTTGATGAGTTTAGGCGGTGCATCTGTAAATTTATATATCTACAACTTATCTATGTAAATATGGAACACTGTAGGTGTATGATGTGACCCCGTTTCTTTATGAGCATCCTGGTGGAGAGGATATTATACTCAAAGCAACTGGTAAGATACTTGGCTTGTTGTTGGGGAAGCTCAGTTTACTTCATTAGAATACAGAAGATGCTAAATGGAATGAAATTTTATGGTTGTAGGAAGAGATGCGACTGAAGATTATAATGGTGTGAACCATAGTGGGGAAGCAACAGGCATTTTGCAAAAATACTACGTTGGTGACCTTGACAGCTCCACTCTTCCAGCGAAAAAACAGTACAATCCAATTGCAGTAGTTGCAAAACAAATATCTGTGTCAAAGTCACGGGGGATCTTCCAAATTTTGGTACCTCTATTGATCATTGCATTAGCTTATGGTTTATATCACATCTACAAAAAGGATTAGGCATGCAGTTTTCAAGTGCGACGCTTTAACATACAACTTTATAAGAGAAGATGCTCTCATTGGACTTTCTGGATCAATATGAGTCTTTTTTGTGCAATTCCAGATGTGAAGTTGCCGACTTCAAACCTCTTGTACTACTGATTTTATTGTTAATAACTTGTTTAAATTCTAAATCTTTTTATTCAATATGTGATGTGATTCTACCTTATCAAATATAGGGTTCGATATTGAAAAGGAATCAATAAACGGAAAACTGAAAAAAGGTCAACACAAGTTGTGGATTTGGCCTTCAATCGAGAGGCCGTGTTCAATGTGAATGATAAATTTTCTGGTTCATGTTCAAAATCTTCCTAATCTGTCAATTTGGAGGAAGACAAACTGGAAACATAATTGCTGATATTAACAAACATCATATTCTCATCCCTTTCCCATAAAAAAGAATTCAGAGAGAGGAGTCAACTTCCATGTGTTCAAATTTTCCAGTCATTTCGCGCTGCATCTCATTAGTATGAACTGAAAGAAAAGTATTTAGATCAGGTGGTTTTTATTTGTAATTACAGACTGCGAAGAAAGTATAAATGTGAATTCTGGTGCTGAAGAacaaatttcaagtgaaaatgtGCTCTGAGTTTTATTGCTACTATAACTTCCATTCTTTGATTACAAAATCGGTAGTAAGATAAGCTTACAGACTCCTGCTGAGAAGAAAAAATGCCATGCAACAATACTTCAGCTCATATGATCAACATAAATTCTAACTTGGTAAGTAACCAATCCCAGCATCTCTCCGGTTGAGCAAACATACTATAAGACTCCACATATCTGCACCCATACACAAGCACACAAAAACATACAGTAGTATTCACTGTGTTGGTATAATTGATTCATGTACTTGGTAGGACTAATGTTTTGTTAATATCCATGTGTCTATTTTGCTCCAATCCAGGTAGAACCGAATAGGTAATTACTAAACATTTGTCTTCTTATTTCAAGAAGTTTATATAACAGCATACAAAGTCAGTACAGATTCAGGGTAgtatctatattatattatactccgtattatactataataatcggaatggggtataatttgaTTCAACGATTAtcccctaattttgattattaaaaaaataaataaatagtattatatatcAGCCTAAATTACTAATTTGTTAAACTACTACTATCCGTATTATACTCTAATAAGCAAAACATGATTTTGTTTAATTGATTCATTAACACTTTCCAAAAAAACAGGCCAATGCTTATCATGACTCAATGTATGCCTCTCTCAGAGGAAACACTTTTAGTTCATCCCGCGGACTAAAAatatatatctatactatattataataaccggaataagttataatttgtagtttggttaacATTTCATTTTGGTTATCCTTTTTTATCACGACTGTcggatcttcttcatcaaataatcagagtcgttagatccaaatactaaaaaaaatacactccataagttctcaggttcgaatcccgtcaaaaacaaacatttatattattatttataaagatatatataacttgtcaggttcgaatcccgttaacaataaatatatattatttataaagatatatATAAATTTCCAGATTCGAATCTCACTCACCAATTACAAACATTTACATTATTAATTATGAATTAgatctcatcaatcatatactatttatattgtttgaacctaacttgaaattataattatataatcattatttagtatttaattatttatacagaattttaataaaattatacaaaatagagttcaaaatatataaatattaatcaagACCCGTGCATCGCACAAACGTATGCTagtataattaatttaaaaaatgcCATATAAAAAACTACTCCATTACGTCGTTATCACAAGCCCATTACTAAAAAACTATTCCTTTGGCCATTTATATCAAAATATATTTGAATcgcaaaattaataaataaattttaaaaaataagaTTAAATAATTTATGTTAAAATTAATATCACAATTTTTaaaaacttatttattttatttcataatttaCCTTTATAATAAAAAAGTAaatataatgataataataatataataataaatattaaaattaaaccATCCATCGCATATGTTACATCCTATTTTAAGAGTAATAGGCAATTTTAAGCATAATAGATTATGATTGTTTGTTTGGTTAATACCTTACTAAAAAAATAGTCAACACGACTCTCAAAAACATTATTAAcattaaaaataagaaaaaaaatgtATCTTTAACTTTTCTAAAATGAATTCAAATTATATTTCTCTCTAAGTTGGACATAATCAATTAATTCTTAATAGTTAATATATATTCGATGAACACAAATactatatttaaattaaaatacatGAAATTGAAAAAAACACAAACCTTGCATTCTTTTAGATAGGCCAACATGAAATAGGATTTCTTATGTTTTCgaagaaaaaaaattgaatttaggGTTTGTACACTAaaattttaattctaaaataaaaatttatGGTGTAAGTATTAAAATATGAGTAGTCATGTCACATTTTTAATATCTTTCAATTTTATAATTTAGTATTTGAAAAtacacctagaggggggtgaataggtgattatggctaactaggattacttttaacttttacccgataatagcttactgagattttaccaactgaactataatctgacaaAAAAAGTAAactgagatgactaaatgcaatgcagaaaataatgtgcagaaaagtaaatagaacacacaagaattttagccaggttcgacccctaagcccctatgatctacgtcctggtcccttaccaacttggtaagagaatatattattgatcaatgaaggttacaactacaagataaaacaatatatctccctttatcccagctgctgataatggcttgctgaaaccctgtttaagaacctgctctctaagtactatactaccccgtagtacaaactcctctagcaagtaccactaaacccttgtttcccttagccaacatatccagcaactaatcaatacaatttgaacaatacaaatcaatgataaagattacaactcaaactataaactctcttCAATAAAATACGTGTATATAATTaggagctcgagagtattttgaaatcaataaagatcaggagttgtatgtgttcttgcttgccAAGTCGTCTGTCATAAAACTGCAAGACACCACatatataaccacacattaacaTTTGAAACATTCTCAACAAATTACAATGGCTAGAATCCAATTTTATCATTTAAG is a window of Apium graveolens cultivar Ventura chromosome 11, ASM990537v1, whole genome shotgun sequence DNA encoding:
- the LOC141698599 gene encoding cytochrome b5-like, which codes for MTLTQDAKLLTFQDISTHNNKSDCWLIISNKVYDVTPFLYEHPGGEDIILKATGRDATEDYNGVNHSGEATGILQKYYVGDLDSSTLPAKKQYNPIAVVAKQISVSKSRGIFQILVPLLIIALAYGLYHIYKKD